Proteins from a genomic interval of Clostridium sp. M62/1:
- a CDS encoding DUF6550 family protein — protein MKLTEKTKRYLAVGGGSMICIALIAVISLQFGKTSSGEDVLPEETSAVTEIVVDPGIVQTEEAKADIEQDIKPETDRITDTIKETEETVRPVDSRPAQTDQTEQSIQPDVTRPEAPSEDVLTDPTQMPDGTKVESPPVPVEHDAVVTPTEPAAKPDEPQAGDTKNGQIYIPGFGWVQNNGGGGSGTVAEDMYENGNKIGIMD, from the coding sequence TTGAAACTGACAGAAAAGACAAAAAGGTATCTGGCAGTCGGCGGAGGGAGTATGATCTGTATTGCACTGATTGCAGTAATCAGCCTGCAGTTTGGGAAAACTTCTTCAGGAGAGGATGTCCTGCCGGAAGAAACCTCGGCGGTGACAGAAATCGTTGTAGATCCCGGTATCGTTCAAACGGAAGAAGCGAAAGCAGATATCGAGCAGGATATAAAGCCGGAAACGGATAGGATAACAGACACCATAAAGGAAACCGAGGAAACGGTTCGTCCCGTAGACAGCCGCCCTGCGCAGACAGACCAAACGGAACAGAGTATCCAGCCGGATGTGACCAGACCGGAAGCACCAAGTGAAGATGTGCTTACGGATCCGACACAAATGCCGGATGGAACCAAGGTGGAATCACCTCCCGTGCCTGTGGAGCATGATGCGGTTGTGACACCTACGGAGCCGGCAGCAAAGCCGGATGAGCCGCAGGCGGGGGATACTAAGAATGGGCAGATTTATATTCCGGGCTTTGGCTGGGTCCAGAATAATGGCGGCGGAGGATCCGGCACGGTTGCTGAGGATATGTATGAAAACGGAAATAAGATCGGGATCATGGACTGA